A single window of Crassostrea angulata isolate pt1a10 chromosome 8, ASM2561291v2, whole genome shotgun sequence DNA harbors:
- the LOC128161645 gene encoding uncharacterized protein LOC128161645: MDPNHNAHMHDMHRCELCETAIVHSYCDFCHVNICKPCIGEHISDGYDKHKIVHFQLRKTTLIYPKCEVHRQKSCELKCNDCSIFVCTLCMASRQHKGHTIWVLDDLYKTKKEHMKKDAEELQNLVYLTYKEMANDLKTQMANLDKDYKNLTTEMSKQGEEWHKEIDNIKRAMKTELSEIKEKHKDILQKQLDEIKQKQSLILQALQATKQMEESNELSIAIEYNSKNREFSEHPTKVKVSLPTFIPKPIDRKKLYSLFGKITSLSTAIEQNVLPPTNTSVEKLLNQPELDVKIQTLQSMLSNVAYADDEKIWTSGETREINCFNIKGLLLFTVWTKSGEYPNDIAVDSSRDLLFSDWSTKSIYLSKNWQTEELIRLQEWTPCQLCVTSTGDLLVTMYSDDTSQSKVVRYSGSAEKQTIQFDEEGKPLYSGNSISKYISENRNHDICVADYGAGAVVVVNQDGKLRWRYTGHPSTTKNEQFYPCGITTDSQSCILTADGENHCIHILDQNGQFLRYIDNCDLNDPWGLSVDNNDNLFVCEYESGNLKKIKYFK; the protein is encoded by the coding sequence ATGGATCCCAATCATAATGCCCACATGCATGATATGCACCGATGTGAACTTTGTGAGACCGCCATAGTACACAGCTATTGTGACTTTTGTCATGTCAACATCTGCAAACCCTGTATTGGTGAACACATCTCAGATggatatgacaaacataaaatagtccATTTCCAGCTACGGAAAACGAcattaatttatcctaaatgtGAAGTGCATCGACAAAAGAGTTGTGAATTAAAATGCAATGATTGTAGCATTTTTGTTTGCACTCTTTGTATGGCCTCTAGGCAACACAAGGGACATACAATTTGGGTACTTGACGatctttataaaacaaagaaagaacaCATGAAAAAGGACGCAGAGGAGTTACAAAACTTGGTTTATCTTACATATAAAGAAATGGCCAACGATTTAAAAACGCAGATGGCCAATTTGGATAAAGACTACAAAAATCTTACAACTGAAATGTCCAAACAAGGAGAAGAATGGCATAAAGAAATTGACAACATTAAACGTGCGATGAAAACTGAATTAAGTGAGattaaagaaaaacacaaagacattttacagaaacaattgGATGAAATCAAACAGAAACAGTCTCTCATACTGCAGGCTTTACAAGCTACAAAACAAATGGAGGAATCAAATGAATTATCAATTGCAATTGAATACAACTCTAAAAACAGAGAGTTTAGCGAGCATCCAACTAAGGTTAAGGTTTCGCTGCCAACATTCATTCCAAAACCAATAGACAGAAAGAAGCTGTATAGTTTATTTGGGAAGATCACATCATTATCTACTGCAATAGAACAAAATGTTTTGCCGCCAACGAACACATCCGTTGAAAAGCTACTGAATCAACCGGAGCTGGATGTCAAAATACAGACTTTGCAATCTATGTTGAGCAATGTTGCCTATGctgatgatgaaaaaatatggaCAAGTGGAGAAACAAGAGAAATCAATTGCTTCAACATTAAAGGTTTACTTCTTTTTACAGTCTGGACAAAATCGGGTGAATATCCAAACGACATAGCTGTAGACAGTAGTAGGGACCTTTTATTTTCTGATTGGAGTACAAAGTCAATTTATTTATCGAAGAATTGGCAAACAGAAGAGTTAATCAGATTGCAGGAATGGACGCCTTGTCAGCTGTGTGTCACATCTACTGGTGATCTCCTGGTTACTATGTATAGTGATGATACATCTCAATCCAAGGTTGTCCGTTACTCGGGATCAGCtgagaaacaaacaattcaatttgatGAGGAAGGTAAACCTCTGTACTCAGGTAACAGCATCAGCAAATACATCAGTGAAaacagaaaccatgacatctgtgtagctgactATGGGGctggtgcagtagtggtggttaaTCAGGACGGAAAACTTAGATGGAGATACACTGGTCATCCCTCAACAACCAAGAACGAACAATTTTACCCTTgtggcatcacaacagacagtcagAGTTGTATCCTTACTGCTGATGGTGAAAACCATTGTATCCACATTCTTgatcagaatggacagtttctccgttacattgataactgtgatctTAACGATCCTTGGGGTTTATCAGTGGATAATAATGACAATCTATTTGTGTGTGAATACGAAAGTGGAAAtctaaagaaaatcaaatatttcaaataa